A genomic stretch from Bacterioplanes sanyensis includes:
- a CDS encoding sensor histidine kinase has protein sequence MLARLSWFQSLQNRLIVYMFISTLVPLTVLGVYSYRLSVEGLNSQANELTAAIFRQEVSNMERFALDARRLARDLRESPSIQSMVDSAYRADGLDAIERLRLRANLEDKLSSVISLQGLISIDVIANGAVFSVGDLSAGDRYDMELFEQWLTACTASQRGLCWPGIESNTHVDSRNGLVVPAIAQLMEFDDVSGRYVTQAYMVLKYNIETLYSRVHERDSNLIYHLLYDGEQRIVYHPQKSRLKTPFALADAHQGTVGPIDTMLDGRSVRVFINKIPAMGWSLAGVVSIDAMQSRATTIGQLTIVCFAFALLVMVAAVYYLAKKVVHPIETITEIARNNEQCLNSLEAQTSIREIKQLVHWFNHYKDVVDNDKQQQEQLRQAYDELKCTQQQLIESEKMAALGNIVAGVSHEINTPIGVSVTANSVLQETVPALQQKFERGEMTRTDLADFLTQSAEVAEILQVNLSRAVELVGRFKRTAANQNQDHLADIALVEYLNDIVASLRPAIKEYALEWHIVGDEGIVVHSYPGVLWQIFTNLVMNSLHHGFDKRMQGRIDIEVEAATDHVSICYRDNGKGIAADDLPLIFNPFFTTRRHAGNTGLGLNMIYNLVVQDLHGQIRCDSELGHGVAFRITLPYRHTASD, from the coding sequence ATGTTAGCGCGCTTGTCCTGGTTTCAATCACTGCAGAACCGACTCATCGTCTACATGTTCATCAGCACCTTGGTGCCTCTTACGGTGCTGGGTGTGTATTCCTACCGGCTGTCAGTTGAAGGGTTAAACAGCCAGGCCAACGAATTAACGGCCGCCATCTTTCGCCAGGAAGTGAGCAATATGGAGCGCTTTGCGTTGGATGCCAGGCGGCTGGCGCGAGATTTACGTGAATCGCCCTCGATTCAATCCATGGTCGATAGCGCATACCGTGCAGATGGCTTGGACGCTATTGAAAGACTGCGTTTGCGCGCCAATCTGGAGGATAAATTAAGCTCGGTGATCAGCTTGCAAGGGCTGATCTCGATTGATGTGATTGCTAATGGTGCGGTGTTCAGCGTCGGTGATTTATCCGCCGGTGATCGTTATGACATGGAGCTGTTTGAGCAGTGGCTGACGGCCTGTACAGCCAGTCAGCGCGGCCTGTGTTGGCCGGGCATTGAAAGCAACACACATGTCGACTCCCGCAATGGCCTGGTGGTACCAGCCATCGCGCAGCTGATGGAGTTCGACGACGTCAGCGGGCGCTATGTCACTCAGGCTTATATGGTGCTCAAATACAATATCGAGACATTGTATTCGCGAGTGCATGAGCGAGACTCCAATTTGATTTACCATCTACTGTACGACGGCGAGCAGCGCATCGTTTATCACCCGCAAAAATCCCGACTTAAAACCCCCTTTGCATTGGCAGACGCTCACCAGGGTACCGTCGGTCCCATCGATACCATGCTGGATGGGCGCTCGGTGCGTGTATTTATTAATAAAATTCCGGCCATGGGATGGTCGTTGGCCGGCGTGGTGTCCATTGATGCCATGCAAAGCCGAGCAACGACCATTGGTCAACTGACCATTGTGTGTTTTGCCTTTGCGCTGCTGGTGATGGTGGCGGCGGTGTATTACCTGGCAAAAAAAGTGGTGCACCCCATTGAAACCATTACCGAGATAGCCAGAAATAACGAGCAATGTCTGAACAGCCTTGAAGCGCAAACCTCCATTCGCGAAATCAAACAGCTGGTACATTGGTTTAATCACTACAAAGACGTGGTGGATAACGACAAACAACAACAAGAGCAATTGCGCCAGGCCTATGACGAACTCAAGTGTACTCAGCAACAATTAATCGAAAGCGAAAAAATGGCGGCGCTGGGTAATATTGTTGCGGGTGTGTCGCATGAAATAAACACCCCCATCGGTGTGTCGGTCACGGCCAATTCTGTGTTGCAGGAAACCGTTCCCGCTTTGCAGCAAAAGTTTGAGCGCGGTGAGATGACGCGCACAGACCTGGCCGACTTTTTAACCCAAAGCGCCGAAGTGGCTGAGATTCTGCAAGTGAATCTCAGCCGGGCGGTGGAGTTGGTCGGGCGCTTTAAACGTACTGCGGCCAATCAGAACCAGGATCATCTGGCGGATATCGCGCTGGTGGAGTATTTGAATGACATCGTTGCCAGCCTGCGCCCGGCGATCAAGGAGTATGCACTGGAGTGGCATATCGTTGGGGATGAAGGCATTGTTGTACACAGCTATCCCGGAGTGCTGTGGCAAATTTTTACCAACCTGGTAATGAACTCCTTGCATCACGGTTTTGATAAGCGAATGCAAGGGCGCATCGATATTGAAGTTGAGGCGGCGACAGATCATGTATCCATTTGTTATCGCGACAATGGCAAAGGCATCGCCGCGGATGATTTGCCGCTGATCTTTAATCCCTTCTTTACCACCCGGCGCCATGCTGGCAACACAGGTTTGGGCTTGAACATGATCTACAACCTGGTGGTGCAAGATCTTCATGGCCAGATTCGCTGCGACAGTGAACTCGGACACGGTGTGGCATTCCGCATTACCTTACCCTATCGCCACACCGCATCTGACTGA
- a CDS encoding substrate-binding domain-containing protein: MARFACCAVLWLSLGLLGCDQQDEAEVVSPTVDERAKVLLVMKSLVNPFYAAMEKGARQAAEIRAAQLIVRSGTNETLVEQQIEIIDEHLASGIDALVIAPANSVEIIPVLLRAHQQGVKVVNIDNQVDPMAAAAAGLPPIPFVSVDNERGGFLAAKYLASLVDGEAKALVIEGPRSAKNAIQRRNGALAAFEQAGNIELVAAEPAHWKLEQAYALTKQMHAKYPDINLVFAANDMMALGAILYAQENELSDWLIGGYDNIPDAASAVKSGWLKVTVDQQADQQGYRGVMTALDLLESTSVDPTVLVDVLVVTD, translated from the coding sequence ATGGCTCGCTTTGCTTGCTGCGCAGTATTGTGGCTGTCGTTGGGTTTGCTGGGGTGTGATCAACAGGATGAGGCCGAGGTTGTCTCGCCGACGGTGGATGAGCGAGCTAAAGTCTTGCTAGTGATGAAGTCGCTGGTAAATCCGTTTTATGCAGCGATGGAAAAGGGCGCGCGCCAAGCCGCAGAAATCCGCGCCGCGCAGTTGATTGTGCGCTCCGGTACCAACGAGACCCTGGTCGAGCAGCAAATTGAAATCATCGACGAGCATCTGGCCAGCGGTATCGATGCATTGGTTATCGCGCCGGCCAACTCGGTTGAAATCATTCCCGTGCTGCTGCGCGCGCATCAGCAAGGGGTAAAAGTCGTAAACATCGACAATCAGGTGGACCCGATGGCCGCAGCGGCAGCCGGTTTGCCGCCGATTCCATTTGTGTCGGTGGACAACGAACGCGGTGGCTTCTTGGCAGCCAAATACCTAGCCTCGCTGGTGGACGGGGAGGCCAAGGCACTGGTCATTGAAGGGCCACGCAGTGCAAAAAATGCCATTCAGCGCCGCAATGGCGCGCTGGCTGCCTTTGAGCAGGCGGGCAATATTGAGTTGGTGGCGGCTGAGCCGGCGCACTGGAAGCTGGAGCAAGCCTACGCATTAACCAAGCAAATGCACGCCAAGTACCCGGACATCAACCTAGTTTTTGCCGCCAACGACATGATGGCGCTGGGCGCGATTTTATACGCACAAGAAAACGAGCTGAGTGACTGGCTAATCGGCGGTTACGACAATATTCCCGATGCCGCCAGCGCGGTAAAAAGTGGCTGGCTCAAGGTTACCGTTGACCAGCAAGCGGACCAGCAAGGTTATCGTGGCGTGATGACGGCATTGGATTTATTGGAATCGACATCGGTGGATCCGACCGTACTGGTGGACGTACTGGTGGTCACGGATTGA
- a CDS encoding MarR family winged helix-turn-helix transcriptional regulator has protein sequence MTTPSNQTPANPAPSNPAPSDPALSDPAPGSNPLALDNQLCFALYSTSLAMTQMYKELLTPIGLTYPQYTIMLILWEQDGVTLKHIAERLGQKSGSLTPVIKRLETDGFIRRQRGKDDDRSLSIELTHAGQVLREQGLQVNQCILEACDLPLKNLVDLRDNLNELKQQLLK, from the coding sequence ATGACAACACCTTCGAATCAGACTCCTGCAAACCCGGCACCTTCAAATCCGGCACCATCAGACCCGGCGCTTTCAGACCCAGCGCCAGGCAGCAATCCATTGGCATTGGATAATCAGCTTTGCTTTGCCCTGTACTCAACCTCACTGGCGATGACGCAGATGTACAAAGAGCTGCTGACACCGATCGGGCTGACCTATCCGCAGTACACCATCATGCTGATTCTATGGGAGCAAGACGGCGTGACGCTCAAGCACATCGCTGAGCGCTTGGGGCAAAAGTCCGGCTCCCTCACCCCAGTGATCAAACGCCTGGAAACCGACGGTTTCATTCGCCGTCAACGCGGCAAAGACGATGACCGCTCACTCAGTATTGAGCTGACACACGCCGGCCAAGTGTTGCGCGAACAAGGGCTGCAAGTGAATCAGTGCATATTAGAAGCGTGCGATCTGCCGCTAAAGAATCTGGTCGACTTACGTGACAACCTCAACGAGCTAAAACAACAGTTGCTGAAATAA
- a CDS encoding organic hydroperoxide resistance protein yields the protein MKALFQTTMTSTGGRDGRSSAADGSLELALSTPKELGGAGGDGTNPEQLFAAGYSACYIGALKYVAGQQKIKLPADLSVSATIGIGENTRGSGFAISADLQVSLPGMELAAAQQLSDDAHQVCPYSNATRGNIDVTTEVTV from the coding sequence ATGAAAGCCCTTTTCCAAACTACCATGACTTCAACCGGCGGCCGTGACGGACGCTCCAGCGCCGCCGATGGCAGCTTAGAGCTGGCATTATCCACACCAAAAGAGCTGGGCGGCGCCGGTGGTGATGGCACCAATCCAGAGCAGCTGTTTGCCGCAGGCTACTCAGCCTGTTACATCGGTGCGTTAAAGTACGTGGCGGGCCAACAAAAGATTAAGCTGCCGGCCGATTTATCCGTCAGCGCCACCATTGGCATTGGCGAAAACACCCGTGGTAGCGGTTTTGCGATCAGTGCCGATCTGCAGGTATCTTTACCTGGCATGGAGCTTGCTGCAGCGCAACAGCTGAGCGACGATGCCCACCAAGTATGCCCTTATTCCAACGCCACGCGCGGCAATATTGATGTCACCACTGAGGTAACCGTTTAA
- a CDS encoding PaaI family thioesterase, translated as MKPSKQQLQEFFTRDFPQANFSIDDVGERSATVRKKIAFEHLRPGGTVSGPVMMEVADTALYVAILHEIGLVALAVTTNLNINFLNKPVADKDLVARCQLIKVGKTLIIGDVFIYSDGQDAPVAHAVGTYSIPPKRNDHLGSVNTI; from the coding sequence TTGAAACCCAGCAAGCAGCAACTGCAAGAGTTTTTCACACGCGACTTTCCACAAGCCAATTTCAGCATTGATGACGTTGGTGAACGCAGCGCCACGGTGCGCAAAAAAATCGCCTTTGAGCATTTACGCCCTGGTGGCACCGTGTCTGGCCCAGTGATGATGGAAGTGGCAGATACCGCTCTGTATGTGGCGATTTTGCACGAAATTGGTTTGGTTGCTTTGGCCGTCACCACCAATTTGAACATCAACTTTCTCAACAAACCTGTGGCGGATAAAGATCTGGTGGCGCGTTGCCAGCTGATTAAAGTCGGCAAAACTCTGATCATTGGGGATGTATTCATTTATTCAGATGGTCAGGATGCACCGGTAGCACACGCCGTTGGTACCTATTCCATCCCGCCGAAACGTAATGACCACTTAGGGTCTGTTAACACTATTTAG
- a CDS encoding CARDB domain-containing protein: MSVRSIVGLLLLWMSASALTDPILDYTAATYKAAWYPNFYQQQGPMTCPQTCEVWTQGAGIAEQEKANEPTGQFETTHVCKISSNEKAIYYGKDDPDARWLYGNQFDQLQACFTATPDDILKSDLYMCLCVYRCQQPDLIVSKIHDPTWDHANNRSVVQVTISNIGTQAAAASHLRLTDTGNGSWTVAATPALAAGASVTLTLYFNGYWVFDPNAELKAEADYKGEVDECDESNNTLEYFKMG, translated from the coding sequence ATGAGCGTTCGTTCTATTGTGGGACTGCTGCTGTTGTGGATGTCTGCCAGCGCCCTAACCGACCCAATACTCGACTACACTGCGGCCACTTACAAAGCGGCTTGGTACCCCAACTTCTACCAACAGCAAGGTCCGATGACGTGCCCACAGACCTGCGAAGTTTGGACCCAGGGCGCTGGCATCGCTGAGCAGGAAAAGGCCAACGAACCCACTGGCCAGTTCGAAACCACCCACGTGTGCAAAATTTCCAGCAACGAAAAAGCCATTTATTACGGTAAAGATGATCCAGATGCACGCTGGTTGTATGGCAATCAGTTTGACCAGCTGCAAGCTTGCTTTACCGCCACACCAGACGACATTTTAAAGTCGGATTTGTACATGTGCCTGTGTGTGTATCGCTGCCAACAGCCCGATCTGATTGTCAGCAAAATACACGACCCCACGTGGGATCACGCCAACAATCGCTCGGTGGTACAAGTCACCATTAGCAACATAGGTACGCAAGCCGCGGCGGCCAGCCACCTGCGCCTGACCGATACTGGCAACGGCTCTTGGACGGTGGCAGCAACACCGGCATTAGCCGCCGGCGCCTCCGTCACACTGACGCTGTACTTCAACGGTTATTGGGTGTTTGATCCCAATGCAGAGCTGAAAGCCGAAGCAGACTACAAGGGCGAAGTCGACGAGTGCGATGAAAGCAACAATACCTTGGAGTATTTCAAAATGGGCTAA
- a CDS encoding MerR family transcriptional regulator, with the protein MKIGELSQRTAVSIRMLRYYEEQGLLQPKRTVAGYRDYRDSEVATVTRIKLLSDAGMPLSTIQVFLPCIRSDGPVFEPCDELRKLLKQQIHQTDDTLQKLQNNRQVLANFLREIEAADN; encoded by the coding sequence ATGAAAATTGGCGAGTTATCGCAGCGTACCGCCGTCAGCATTCGTATGTTGCGCTATTACGAAGAGCAAGGTTTGTTACAGCCCAAGCGCACGGTGGCAGGTTATCGTGACTATCGCGACTCCGAGGTGGCAACCGTGACAAGAATTAAGCTGTTAAGTGACGCAGGGATGCCCCTGTCCACCATTCAGGTGTTTTTACCCTGTATTCGTAGTGACGGGCCGGTGTTTGAACCTTGTGACGAACTGAGAAAGTTGCTCAAGCAGCAAATTCACCAAACCGACGATACTCTGCAAAAACTTCAAAATAACCGCCAAGTACTGGCGAATTTTTTGCGGGAAATTGAGGCGGCGGATAACTGA
- a CDS encoding aminotransferase class IV family protein — protein MSATNEHYPVILNGKPLEQGELANLAFAGFAHFTALQVRQRAIKGWDLHLARLQQASRALFQQTLSDEYLSAALCAAINSGPAAQSLTATLFVDQGEFSGHSANALPSLLIRASEPRDGPPRPLRLAAFEYQRPLAHIKHVGEIGKTYYLHQAIQRGFDDALFITPTGDVSESSIWNLAFWDGDSVIWPKAPMLTGTMMGIVTRQLKRLGISQRTEVIPINQLGSYCGAAVMNSWTAGIEVAAIEETRFAHSDQLVALLQQAYQAEPNSRLIESIGRSSNAELA, from the coding sequence ATGTCGGCGACTAACGAACACTACCCAGTCATACTAAACGGCAAGCCGCTTGAACAAGGCGAGCTGGCCAATTTGGCCTTTGCAGGATTCGCTCATTTCACTGCCCTACAAGTACGCCAACGTGCCATCAAAGGGTGGGACTTACATTTAGCACGGTTACAACAAGCGTCGCGAGCCTTGTTTCAGCAAACTTTGAGCGACGAATATCTATCTGCAGCCCTATGCGCTGCGATTAATTCCGGCCCAGCAGCGCAGTCGCTCACCGCCACGTTATTTGTCGACCAAGGTGAATTTAGTGGCCACAGTGCCAATGCCTTACCATCGCTGCTCATTCGTGCATCCGAACCACGCGATGGTCCACCAAGGCCTCTACGTTTAGCGGCGTTTGAGTATCAACGCCCGTTAGCCCATATAAAACACGTCGGTGAAATCGGCAAAACCTATTATCTTCATCAGGCAATACAGCGCGGCTTTGACGACGCTCTGTTTATTACACCAACGGGAGATGTCAGCGAAAGCAGCATCTGGAATCTGGCTTTTTGGGACGGCGACAGCGTGATCTGGCCAAAAGCCCCAATGCTAACAGGAACCATGATGGGCATCGTTACACGACAACTCAAACGCCTGGGAATATCGCAGCGCACTGAGGTAATACCTATAAACCAGCTCGGGTCTTATTGCGGCGCTGCCGTGATGAACTCTTGGACGGCCGGCATCGAAGTCGCCGCCATTGAAGAGACAAGGTTTGCACATTCGGATCAGCTGGTGGCGCTACTGCAGCAAGCTTACCAAGCAGAACCAAACAGCCGGTTAATCGAGTCCATTGGCCGCAGCAGCAATGCCGAGTTGGCATAA
- a CDS encoding DUF1501 domain-containing protein has protein sequence MSSASLKRRQFLQAMAAAGLSASLPWSLRSHAAGEAQPYTGPFFVSIEAEGGWDVTSFCDPKATPAINRWAQTSGVQSINGSPIQYAPFAHNQRFFNKHYADTLVINGIDTQTNAHQAGRRHSWSGRLAEGYPSFAAMAAGALGPQLPLAYLSNGGYNQTGGLVTYTLMQDPSALNKLVYQEQFLDYDPNDWDAPKFFHRKATRDILNRYKAERLARLQNQPHMAPRIEQALNQFATAHAGQSQLQALADYIPATLVSNTDDDGYWNPLRRQAQIALAAYRSGLCVSADLVTWGFDTHADHDNEQTQAMQRLQNGIEYLWSEAERLGIADRLIVLVQSDFGRTPEYNDGNGKDHWPITSALIMARNVSWANRVVGQTTAAHEAQAIDPTSLQLSSSGVVLQPKHIQQAMRRLAGIENHAVSQQFPLDAENINFFS, from the coding sequence ATGTCGTCTGCAAGTTTGAAACGTCGACAATTTCTGCAAGCAATGGCGGCAGCAGGGCTCAGTGCGTCGCTGCCTTGGTCACTGCGCAGTCATGCCGCGGGTGAGGCGCAACCCTACACTGGCCCATTTTTTGTCAGCATTGAAGCCGAAGGTGGGTGGGACGTCACCAGTTTCTGCGACCCCAAAGCCACGCCAGCCATTAATCGCTGGGCGCAAACCAGCGGTGTTCAAAGCATTAATGGCAGCCCCATTCAGTACGCGCCTTTTGCCCACAATCAGCGCTTTTTTAATAAACATTACGCCGATACTTTGGTAATTAATGGTATTGATACGCAAACCAATGCACACCAAGCGGGACGGCGTCACAGTTGGAGCGGGCGGTTAGCCGAAGGATATCCATCGTTTGCGGCCATGGCCGCCGGTGCCTTGGGGCCGCAGTTACCGTTGGCGTATTTATCCAATGGTGGTTACAACCAGACGGGTGGTTTGGTGACCTATACCCTGATGCAAGACCCCAGTGCGCTGAATAAATTGGTGTATCAGGAACAGTTTTTAGACTACGACCCCAATGATTGGGATGCGCCTAAGTTTTTTCATCGTAAAGCCACGCGCGACATTCTCAACCGCTACAAAGCCGAGCGGCTGGCCCGGTTGCAAAATCAGCCGCACATGGCGCCACGAATTGAGCAAGCATTAAATCAATTTGCCACCGCTCATGCCGGCCAATCGCAGTTGCAGGCGCTGGCGGATTACATTCCAGCCACACTCGTCAGTAATACCGACGACGATGGCTATTGGAATCCACTGCGCCGACAAGCACAAATTGCGTTGGCGGCTTATCGCTCGGGTTTGTGTGTCAGCGCCGATTTGGTCACTTGGGGATTTGATACGCACGCTGATCACGACAACGAGCAGACGCAAGCCATGCAGCGCTTGCAAAATGGTATTGAATATTTATGGAGCGAGGCTGAGCGCCTTGGTATAGCTGATCGTCTGATTGTATTGGTGCAGTCGGACTTTGGCCGCACGCCAGAATACAACGATGGCAATGGCAAAGATCATTGGCCCATTACCAGTGCGCTGATTATGGCACGCAACGTCAGTTGGGCGAATCGTGTGGTGGGGCAAACCACCGCCGCGCATGAAGCACAGGCCATTGACCCGACGAGTTTGCAACTGTCTTCGTCTGGCGTGGTGTTGCAGCCAAAACACATTCAACAGGCCATGCGCCGTTTAGCGGGTATTGAAAATCACGCTGTCAGTCAGCAATTTCCGCTAGACGCCGAGAATATAAATTTCTTCTCCTGA